The Tindallia californiensis genome segment TGACCGGTACAGAGAAGTTGCTTGGTCCTGCCTACAAAGTAGCAACAACCATCATGAACGATTTGGAGAATCATCTGGACTTATGGTGTTCTATTGGCATTTCCAGTAATAAGTTTTTAGCAAAAATGGCTGCTGATATGAAAAAACCTCTTGGTATTACAGAACTTTGGCCAAAGGATGTCGAAAAGAAGCTATGGCCTCTTCCTGCACAAAAAATGTATGGGGTAGGAAGTAAGACTTTCCATAAATTAAAATTGTTAAATATCAACACCATTGGCGATATTGCCAACTTTTCGGCCACAGAGCTTTTAAGGGTTTTCGGAGCCCATGGTCTCAGCTTGCATCAAAAGGCGAATGGCATCGATCCTAGTAATGTTGTTCCTAACTCAAAGGATGATATGAAATCCATTGGACGGTCTGTCACGCTAGAATCTGATGCTTATAAGGCAGAATCTGTCAGAAATATTTTTTTTGCTTTAGCAGAAGATGTTGCTATGCAAGGAAGACAACATAACAAAAAAGGTACAGTGGTACAAATTATCCTAAAATCCAACGACTTCAAGTCCATTACCCGTCAAGTAACTGTAGAGCCAACTTACTATACAAAAGATTTATATGACCACGGTTTCCAACTACTGCAAAAGAACTGGCCTCCTCATAAAGGTGTCCGATTAATCGGAATTAGCCTAACTGGTTTCTGTGATCAT includes the following:
- the dinB gene encoding DNA polymerase IV, which encodes MSKTIFLVDMNAFFISCEMSRDASLKDVPAAVAGSPEKRTGIVLAANYNARHYGVKTAMTLHEAYQKCPELITVPPDHKYYKQRSDEVMKRLLHYSPIVEQNSIDEAWLDMTGTEKLLGPAYKVATTIMNDLENHLDLWCSIGISSNKFLAKMAADMKKPLGITELWPKDVEKKLWPLPAQKMYGVGSKTFHKLKLLNINTIGDIANFSATELLRVFGAHGLSLHQKANGIDPSNVVPNSKDDMKSIGRSVTLESDAYKAESVRNIFFALAEDVAMQGRQHNKKGTVVQIILKSNDFKSITRQVTVEPTYYTKDLYDHGFQLLQKNWPPHKGVRLIGISLTGFCDHEQGQQMSIFDTLNHSPKKQTLLSLKKPSHTVDDLLDKIRKKHGSDSISRASLLRKKK